In the Leptotrichia sp. oral taxon 212 genome, one interval contains:
- a CDS encoding GntR family transcriptional regulator, producing MNKYKEVYQSIKELIKNEEIKPGNYLKKEADLANDYSCSVLTVRKALSMLENEGYIQKIKGKRSFVLEKGDLKNISLTSIQTFQELNKIKNIDVKTNLISLYIVQGMEELMEKFHVSKEADFYKVVRTYSLNGKVVQLATSYFDRRIVPFLSEEIAKKSIYEYLEKELKLKISYSQREIKFRKSTDEEKSYINLENIDRVVVIDTHAYLSNGNLFQYETITYHPDEFTFTAIAKR from the coding sequence ATGAATAAATACAAAGAAGTTTATCAAAGTATAAAAGAACTCATAAAGAATGAAGAAATCAAGCCAGGAAATTATTTGAAAAAAGAAGCTGATTTAGCCAATGATTACTCCTGCTCAGTGCTCACTGTAAGAAAAGCGCTGTCAATGCTTGAAAATGAAGGATATATTCAAAAAATAAAAGGGAAAAGGTCGTTTGTTTTAGAGAAAGGGGATTTGAAAAATATTTCGCTGACATCAATACAGACTTTTCAGGAACTTAATAAAATTAAGAATATAGATGTTAAAACAAATCTGATAAGTCTATATATAGTTCAGGGAATGGAAGAACTCATGGAGAAATTTCATGTTTCAAAGGAAGCAGATTTTTATAAAGTTGTACGGACATATTCCTTAAATGGCAAAGTTGTACAGCTTGCAACTTCATATTTTGATAGAAGAATAGTCCCTTTTTTAAGTGAAGAAATTGCAAAAAAATCTATATATGAATATTTGGAAAAGGAATTAAAATTAAAGATATCCTATTCCCAAAGAGAAATAAAATTCAGAAAAAGTACAGATGAAGAGAAGAGTTATATAAATCTTGAAAATATCGACAGAGTTGTTGTTATAGATACACATGCCTATTTATCTAATGGAAATCTTTTTCAATATGAAACAATAACTTATCATCCTGATGAATTTACTTTTACAGCAATTGCAAAAAGATAG
- a CDS encoding SDR family oxidoreductase: MAIKNKVVIITGASSGIGKATALLLAESGAKVVLAARNQEKLEKAVNEIKERNGEAVYKVTDVSKREEVKSLIDFTISKYGKIDVIFNNAGLMPNSPLSEFRTDEWDEMIDVNLKGVVNGIEAVLPHFIEQKSGHVISTSSVAGLNTYLGAGIYCATKHGVKALMEVLRKESANEKRNIRTTTLYLGAFKTELAERITNKAIKERIEFLYDTIGADPIIVAEAVKFAIDLPEEVSINEMTLYPTAQL; encoded by the coding sequence ATGGCTATAAAAAATAAGGTTGTCATAATTACAGGAGCTTCTTCAGGAATAGGAAAAGCTACCGCTCTGTTACTTGCCGAAAGCGGTGCAAAAGTTGTACTTGCCGCAAGAAATCAGGAAAAATTAGAGAAAGCGGTAAATGAAATAAAAGAAAGAAATGGAGAAGCTGTCTATAAAGTAACAGATGTATCAAAAAGAGAAGAGGTAAAATCATTAATTGATTTCACTATTTCAAAATACGGCAAAATTGATGTTATATTTAATAATGCAGGATTAATGCCTAATTCACCTTTATCTGAATTTAGGACAGATGAATGGGATGAAATGATTGATGTTAATTTAAAAGGTGTTGTAAATGGTATTGAGGCTGTACTTCCACATTTTATAGAACAGAAATCCGGTCATGTTATCAGTACTTCATCAGTCGCAGGATTAAATACATATTTGGGAGCAGGTATTTATTGCGCAACAAAACATGGTGTTAAAGCTTTAATGGAAGTTCTCAGAAAAGAAAGTGCCAACGAAAAAAGAAATATCCGTACAACTACTCTTTATCTTGGAGCATTTAAGACAGAACTTGCAGAACGTATTACAAATAAGGCAATTAAGGAAAGAATCGAATTCCTCTATGATACGATTGGAGCAGATCCGATAATTGTTGCGGAAGCTGTGAAATTTGCGATTGACTTGCCTGAAGAAGTAAGTATAAACGAAATGACACTGTATCCAACGGCACAATTATAA